The Nitrospiria bacterium genome includes the window GATTCACTATTTACTGAGTTTTCCGTAAGGGCAGCAAATAGTAAATGGTAAATGGTTTGTAAACCGGGTCCCATCGTCTAGCCCGGCCTAGGACGTCGCCCTCTCAAGGCGAAAACGCGGGTTCGAATCCCGCTGGGACCAGAAATTTCCCGCCAGGGAAATTTCCCCTATTTACCATTTACGATTTACAGCCATTGCGGGAAATTTCAGTAAATGGTGAATGGTAAATCGTAAATAGTAACTGCCAGAACGTGGCTTCTGATATAAAAGCCCGCCGCAAGGCGGGCTTAATTATTTCCCCTATTTACCATTTACAATTTACAGACTCTCTATGGCGGGCTTTTTATTTCGGTAAAGGGGAGTGGCCGGGCGTATAACGATGCCCCGGCCTTTCCCCCACCGTCACCCCGACGGGGATTTCAAAATAGATTATCTTTCACGTGGAATGGAGTGCGATCCGGTTGCCTTCACTGTCGTCGATAATCACCCGGACCCCGCCGGGGCCGTACGAATGTCGCAGCTTGACCACCCGGCCCCCGTTTGGACCGACGGCCTCGATGGCCTTGTCCATCCGTCCATGAACATCAAGATCAATCCGCGGTCCTTCGGTCGCGGGAGGGTGCAGATCGGTCCGATAGAGGCACCCGATGAATTCGCCTTCCCCGAACGACAGCAGGCCGATGGCCTTGCCATTTTGAAATTGCATCTTCTTGATCGAAAATCCGAACACCGCGGAATAAAACCGTATGGCCCGATCCAGATCTTTCACCGGAATCGCGCACTGACCAATCCGATGGGGCATGGATTCATCTCCCTGGTTTCCGATGTTCACCGCACCCGCCGCTTGAGGCACCGCCGGCGGCGGCTTTTTCCGCCCTACGCTTTGCGCGAAACATCTTCTTTCCGTTCTCACAGGGCCTCCCCTATTCGTTCAATAAACCCAGGATACCGTTCCGGAGCTCCCGTTTGCGAACGGTTCCGGCGACCGAATCCACGACAAGCCCATTTTTAATAAAAAGCAGCGTGGGAATCTGACGAATACGAAATTGTCTTGTGGTCAGGATATTGTCCGCGGCTTCGACAATTCCGACCTTGACCCTCCCTTCGTACTCGCGAGCCACTTCCTTGATCTGCCGGAGGGTCATATAAGCATTTCCACTGGATTCCGAACCGAACAGCACGAGGACCGGTATCGGGCTTTTCAAAACCTCTCCCTCAAAGGAAGCGTCCGTAATCGAGATGATATGAGTTTCTTCGTTTGTCATCGTTCCACGTTCTCTCAATCCCTTCCCTTCTCCATAAGCAACCTTCATGCCTCATTTCAAAAAGCATGGGTGCGGTGGGAATAGTATTTTAATTATCGAGTGCTTAGGATTGAAAATTGCGGCTTAAGGAAGGGGAATACCGTCCACGGAAACGATCATGCCCACGGAATACCGTGGGCAGCTCGCGGAATAGAATCCTGCCGGCTATGTTGATAAACCAAAGGAGGGAGGGGACTTGGAGGCTGTTTGGAATCAGGAATCCGGCCGCGGTCTTTGAAGACCGTATTTTTCGATCCGGTCCCGGAGCGTGCTGGGGGCGATTCCCAGGCGGACGGCCGCGCCGTCTCTTCCCTCGATGATCCAGTGGGTTTCTTCAAGAGCCCGTCGAATCACCGCACGCTCGTTATCCCTCAGGGTGACCGGAGCGGTTACGGACTGCGACGGGAGGGGGTTCACATCGAATGATTCATCGATTTCAAGGACCGGCCCTTTCGTGAGGATTACGGCCCTTTCGACCACATTTTCGAGTTCCCGCACGTTGCCCGGCCAGTCGTAGGCCATCAGCGCGTTGAAGACCGCCGGGGGGATTTTCTCGATCTTTTTTCCGATGATCGCGCTGTACTTCTTGATAAAATGCCGGGCCAGGTCGGGTATGTCCTCTTTTCGGTCCCGGAGCGGCGGAAGATTGACCGGAAAGACATTGAGCCGATAAAAGAGATCCTCGCGGAAGGTCCCCCGCCGGATGGCGTCATCCAGGTTCCGGTTGGTCGCGGCGATAACACGGACGTCGACCTTCAGGGTGTTGGAACTCCCCAGGCGCTCGAACTCCCCCTCCTGAAGGACCCGGAGCAATTTGGCCTGAAGCTCCACCGGAAGATCGCCGATTTCATCCAGAAAGATCGTCCCTCCATCGGCCAGTTCAAACCGTCCGGACTTTCGCGCCGTTGCGCCCGTGAAAGCGCCCTTTTCATGGCCGAACAGTTCGCTTTCGATCAGGGGCTCGGGCAAAGCCGAGCAATTCACTTTGACCAGGGCCCGATCGCTCCGATGGCTCAGATGGTGAATGGCGCGCGCCAGCAACTCCTTCCCGGTGCCGCTCTCGCCCAGGATCAGGACCGTGGCGTCCGTGGGCGCGACCTGCTCCACCTTGTGCAACACCTGTTTCACGTTCTGACTCCGTGTAATGAATTCTTCAAAATTGTGCGCGACTTTAATCTCGTCCTGAAGGTAGATATTCTCCTCCTGAAGACGATTTTTTAACTTCTCCACTTCC containing:
- a CDS encoding VOC family protein → MPHRIGQCAIPVKDLDRAIRFYSAVFGFSIKKMQFQNGKAIGLLSFGEGEFIGCLYRTDLHPPATEGPRIDLDVHGRMDKAIEAVGPNGGRVVKLRHSYGPGGVRVIIDDSEGNRIALHST
- a CDS encoding thioredoxin domain-containing protein; this translates as MTNEETHIISITDASFEGEVLKSPIPVLVLFGSESSGNAYMTLRQIKEVAREYEGRVKVGIVEAADNILTTRQFRIRQIPTLLFIKNGLVVDSVAGTVRKRELRNGILGLLNE